The following coding sequences are from one Paraburkholderia caballeronis window:
- a CDS encoding AraC family transcriptional regulator, which produces MLSALKNACDDYIAANGGGNGLFVTPADGLALMKSTTQVLPQRMIYRPALCVVVQGAKQVTLGDTTLDYAAAHALVVSVELPAFGGITRASTREPFIGLTLEFDVGTMRDVMERLDEPPAMAGSSTLGLFIDELTPPLIDCLTRLVRLLAMPDAIPILYPGIMREVCFWLLTGANGSEVCKLVSPHGHTQRIADAIYVLRQNFSQAVRIEQLASAARMSVSSFHQHFKALTSMTPLQYQKQLRLLEARNLLTTEAVNVTDAAFRVGYESTSQFSREYKRMFGTPPKRDAGELRKLYHRHDTGKPVPA; this is translated from the coding sequence ATGCTGTCCGCGTTGAAAAACGCCTGCGACGACTACATCGCTGCGAACGGCGGCGGCAACGGCCTGTTCGTCACGCCGGCCGACGGCCTCGCGCTGATGAAGTCCACCACACAGGTCCTGCCTCAGCGGATGATCTACCGGCCCGCGTTGTGCGTCGTCGTGCAGGGCGCGAAGCAGGTGACGCTCGGCGACACGACGCTCGACTATGCGGCGGCGCACGCGCTGGTCGTCAGCGTCGAGCTGCCCGCATTCGGCGGCATCACGCGTGCAAGCACGCGCGAGCCGTTCATCGGGCTGACGCTGGAGTTCGACGTCGGCACGATGCGCGACGTGATGGAACGTCTCGACGAACCGCCCGCGATGGCCGGCAGCAGCACCCTCGGACTCTTCATCGACGAACTGACGCCGCCGCTGATCGACTGCCTGACACGGCTCGTCCGGCTGCTCGCGATGCCCGATGCGATCCCGATCCTGTACCCGGGCATCATGCGCGAAGTCTGTTTCTGGCTGCTCACCGGCGCGAACGGCAGCGAGGTCTGCAAGCTCGTGTCGCCGCACGGCCATACACAGCGGATCGCCGATGCGATCTACGTACTCCGGCAGAATTTTTCGCAGGCGGTTCGCATCGAGCAACTGGCCTCGGCCGCGCGGATGAGCGTCTCGTCGTTCCACCAGCATTTCAAGGCGCTCACGTCGATGACGCCGCTCCAGTACCAGAAGCAGCTCAGGCTGCTGGAGGCCCGCAACCTGCTGACGACCGAAGCCGTCAACGTCACCGACGCTGCGTTTCGGGTCGGCTACGAAAGCACGTCGCAGTTCAGCCGCGAGTACAAACGCATGTTCGGTACGCCGCCGAAGCGCGACGCCGGCGAGTTGAGAAAGCTGTATCACCGCCACGACACCGGCAAACCTGTCCCGGCGTAA
- a CDS encoding SDR family NAD(P)-dependent oxidoreductase — translation MTTENTHVSQAKIAIVTGASRGLGRNTALSLAAAGVDVIVTWLADRAQADEVVQQIEALGRKAVALQLDAGNAASFGQFAADVQRALKDGWARDQFDFLVNNAGSYRTAPIGQITEADFDLLCNVHFKGVLFLTQALLPLLADGGRIVNVSSGLTRFAGFGSAAYASMKGAVEVLTRYMAKEFAPRGITVNTVAPGAIETDFGGGLVRDNRELNQTIAAATALGRVGLPDDIGPMIAALLSDANRWVTAQRIEASGGMFL, via the coding sequence ATGACTACGGAAAACACCCACGTTTCTCAAGCGAAAATTGCGATCGTCACCGGCGCGAGCCGTGGTCTCGGGCGCAATACGGCGCTCAGTCTTGCAGCGGCCGGCGTCGACGTGATCGTCACCTGGCTGGCGGATCGTGCCCAGGCAGACGAGGTGGTCCAGCAGATCGAGGCGCTGGGCCGCAAGGCGGTCGCGCTGCAACTCGATGCCGGCAACGCCGCGTCGTTCGGCCAGTTCGCCGCCGACGTGCAGCGTGCGCTGAAAGACGGTTGGGCACGCGACCAGTTCGACTTTCTGGTCAACAACGCGGGCAGTTACCGCACCGCTCCGATCGGTCAGATCACGGAAGCGGACTTCGATCTGCTGTGCAACGTGCACTTCAAGGGGGTGCTGTTTCTTACCCAGGCGCTGCTGCCGCTGCTCGCAGACGGAGGCCGGATCGTCAACGTGTCGTCGGGCCTGACGCGGTTCGCCGGTTTCGGCAGCGCCGCTTATGCGTCGATGAAAGGCGCGGTCGAGGTGCTGACGCGCTACATGGCGAAGGAGTTTGCCCCTCGCGGCATCACGGTGAACACGGTGGCGCCCGGTGCGATCGAAACGGACTTCGGCGGCGGCCTCGTGCGCGACAACCGCGAGTTGAACCAGACGATCGCGGCGGCAACCGCGCTCGGCCGCGTAGGACTGCCGGACGACATCGGCCCGATGATCGCGGCGCTGCTGTCGGACGCGAACCGCTGGGTGACCGCACAGCGCATCGAGGCGTCCGGCGGGATGTTCCTGTAG
- a CDS encoding helix-turn-helix domain-containing protein, giving the protein MEREEAQALAETVGRTIARKRVEAGLTQEQVAEQLSLGREAVARVERGTAIPTVVRLAELAELFGCATEELLTGASTRADDQALAIARSLRGLSQKDRQMLVDWVETFAQRLRRHRD; this is encoded by the coding sequence ATGGAACGGGAAGAAGCGCAGGCGCTGGCCGAAACCGTTGGCCGCACGATCGCGCGCAAGCGCGTCGAGGCAGGGCTGACCCAGGAGCAGGTGGCCGAGCAGTTGTCGCTCGGCCGGGAGGCGGTCGCGCGCGTGGAGCGCGGCACCGCGATACCGACGGTCGTGCGGCTCGCGGAGCTGGCCGAGCTGTTCGGCTGCGCGACCGAGGAGTTGCTGACCGGCGCATCGACGCGCGCCGACGACCAGGCGCTCGCGATCGCGCGCAGCCTGCGGGGCCTGTCGCAGAAGGACAGGCAGATGCTGGTGGATTGGGTCGAAACGTTCGCGCAGCGGCTGCGCCGCCATCGCGACTAG
- a CDS encoding transporter: MNLSSTITAYGADMSGLICGFRFAPGKPGMPVSASDVVDALRGSAPGSHGGSDEEFFWLHFNLAHAASEHWMRTHLELPDSFFEALVEGSHSTRIEQLDGALLAVINDVMFDFELIPSQIATLWAYTHRRILVTARLKPLRSIDKLRGFVRDGETFRSPAELLVHLMRDQADLMVQIVRRTSIDVDQAEDQFLASKTHASRHALSTMRRMLVRLQRMLAPEPGSVFRLLARPPQWLHTHDVQDLRESTEEFSLVLGDMAGLVERIKLLQEEIAARLEEQNNRTLFTLTLVTVLALPINIVAGFFGMNVGGIPFAENRHGFWLMVVLVAGFTALAGWWAFRRRGVR; encoded by the coding sequence ATGAATCTCTCCTCTACCATCACCGCCTACGGCGCCGACATGTCCGGGCTGATATGCGGCTTTCGTTTTGCGCCGGGCAAACCCGGCATGCCCGTCAGCGCCAGCGACGTCGTGGACGCATTGCGCGGCTCCGCTCCCGGCAGCCATGGCGGGAGCGACGAGGAATTCTTCTGGCTGCATTTCAATCTCGCGCACGCGGCCAGCGAGCACTGGATGAGAACGCATCTGGAACTGCCGGATTCGTTCTTCGAGGCGCTGGTCGAAGGCTCGCATTCGACGCGCATCGAGCAACTGGACGGCGCATTGCTTGCCGTCATCAACGACGTGATGTTCGACTTCGAACTGATCCCGTCGCAGATCGCGACGCTGTGGGCCTACACGCACCGGCGCATCCTCGTGACCGCGCGGCTGAAGCCGCTGCGCTCGATCGACAAGCTGCGCGGTTTCGTCCGCGACGGTGAAACGTTTCGCTCGCCGGCGGAACTGCTGGTTCACCTGATGCGCGATCAGGCCGACCTGATGGTGCAGATCGTGCGCCGCACGAGCATCGACGTGGACCAGGCCGAGGACCAGTTTCTCGCGTCGAAGACCCATGCGAGCCGCCATGCGCTTTCGACGATGCGCCGGATGCTGGTGCGTCTGCAGCGAATGCTCGCGCCGGAACCGGGTTCCGTGTTCCGGCTGCTGGCGCGGCCGCCGCAGTGGCTGCATACGCACGACGTGCAGGACCTGCGCGAATCGACCGAAGAGTTTTCGCTCGTGCTCGGCGACATGGCCGGGCTGGTCGAGCGGATCAAGCTGTTGCAGGAAGAGATCGCCGCGCGCCTCGAAGAACAGAACAACCGCACGCTGTTCACGCTGACGCTCGTGACCGTGCTCGCGCTGCCGATCAACATCGTCGCGGGCTTCTTCGGGATGAACGTCGGCGGCATACCGTTCGCCGAGAACCGGCACGGCTTCTGGCTGATGGTGGTGCTGGTCGCGGGCTTCACCGCGCTCGCCGGGTGGTGGGCGTTCCGGCGGCGCGGCGTCCGCTGA
- a CDS encoding LysR family transcriptional regulator has protein sequence MSAIHESIERFFRSGLKLPHLRILVSLADLGQVTRVASAFHVTQPAISKQIAEIEHALGVPVVNRSGNSVELTGIGQVIVACGRDVLRHIEMARRDVSALASGTGGHVRLGAVVTIPEPLTVNAVQLFLRRAPNASLSFVEATLDRLIKQLEDGDLDVALGRNRVNSMQTQLKQETLHREPFVFVAGAHHPLGAPERALDWHDLNACRWITPLHGSPAYATLIETLTAHDLALAAGSVESSSLALNLALLQGGEFLSILPLSVARQHAMRGTMRVLPLPPLEPLGEVVAYWRADATLPAAQLFVACLREASNEALGE, from the coding sequence ATGTCGGCCATCCATGAGTCGATCGAACGGTTCTTCCGCAGCGGCCTCAAGCTGCCGCATCTGCGCATCCTCGTCAGCCTTGCCGATCTCGGCCAGGTAACGCGCGTCGCGAGCGCGTTCCACGTCACGCAACCCGCGATTTCGAAGCAGATCGCGGAGATCGAGCACGCGCTCGGCGTGCCGGTGGTCAACCGCAGCGGCAACTCGGTCGAACTGACGGGCATCGGCCAGGTGATCGTCGCGTGCGGGCGCGACGTGCTGCGCCACATCGAGATGGCGCGCCGCGACGTCAGCGCGCTGGCGTCGGGCACCGGCGGCCACGTGCGGCTCGGCGCGGTCGTGACCATTCCCGAGCCGCTGACCGTGAACGCGGTGCAACTGTTCCTGCGCCGCGCGCCGAACGCGTCGCTGTCGTTCGTGGAGGCGACGCTCGACCGGCTGATCAAGCAGCTCGAAGACGGCGATCTCGACGTCGCGCTCGGACGCAACCGCGTGAACAGCATGCAGACGCAGTTGAAGCAGGAGACGCTGCATCGGGAGCCGTTCGTGTTCGTCGCGGGCGCGCATCATCCGCTCGGCGCGCCGGAACGCGCGCTCGACTGGCACGATCTGAACGCGTGCCGCTGGATCACGCCGCTGCACGGCTCGCCCGCTTATGCCACGTTGATCGAGACGCTGACCGCGCACGATCTCGCGCTGGCCGCAGGCAGTGTCGAGTCGAGTTCGCTGGCGCTCAATCTCGCGCTGCTGCAAGGCGGCGAGTTCCTGTCGATCCTGCCGCTGTCGGTCGCGCGCCAGCACGCGATGCGCGGCACGATGCGCGTGCTGCCGCTGCCGCCGCTTGAACCGCTCGGCGAAGTCGTCGCGTACTGGCGCGCCGATGCGACGCTGCCGGCCGCGCAACTGTTCGTCGCGTGTCTGCGGGAGGCTTCGAACGAGGCGCTGGGGGAGTGA
- a CDS encoding diacylglycerol kinase, protein MDRPTDSTPRRPPRKKRDGVLRGLYALRHSYDGFVATLHNESAFRQELVAAVVLIPCAVLVPLGAVERVMLVASVLLVLLVELINSSIEAAIDRISLERHELSGRAKDCGSAAVTVAVLICAITWIALCGPLAVRWIRTLL, encoded by the coding sequence ATGGACCGTCCGACCGATTCCACCCCGCGCCGCCCGCCGCGCAAGAAGCGCGACGGCGTGCTGCGCGGACTGTATGCACTCCGCCACTCGTACGACGGTTTTGTCGCGACGTTGCATAACGAAAGCGCCTTCCGGCAGGAACTGGTCGCGGCGGTCGTGCTGATTCCGTGCGCGGTGCTGGTTCCGCTCGGCGCGGTCGAGCGCGTGATGCTCGTCGCATCGGTGCTGCTGGTTTTGCTCGTCGAACTGATCAATTCGAGCATCGAGGCCGCCATCGACCGCATTTCGCTCGAACGGCACGAACTGTCCGGCCGCGCAAAGGATTGCGGCAGCGCGGCGGTCACGGTTGCCGTGCTGATCTGCGCGATTACGTGGATCGCGTTGTGCGGACCGCTGGCGGTCCGATGGATACGCACCCTGCTTTGA
- a CDS encoding caspase family protein, protein MKWIAGFVQALLAGVALLLVPIGNNAQAAAAVAASGGKVALVIGNSGYGGADRLLSPANDAKLIGDTLKQLGFDTRVDYDLSQDEFNASVDWLAGRARGARVVVFYYAGHGFESGGDNFLVPVKTGFAINAMTRLDLLEHAVRLNTVRTRVKAAGPAAFVALIDACRVPSRGPGGATLKHETVARGELIAFSTADQASAYDSMRTFGTAVDDGPFAYYLAMYLKAPDATIKGALEQTQQQVSDLTLGRQRPWIASGLLGDVTMAQAYASPLPAPVAAVPRSGPTRGAATAPAAADDWRAAPKIGATPLPQTADTAADQRSDSWDDAEYRLTMASQHADREDIAALRARGDDPAALTTLGMIYEGGFGVRKDSRTAVAYYRRAAQKNYPIAQTLLGEVYFEGKLVPRDYHEAERWLARAAAQDHTRAKLDLAQLRAERGQGDATQNWANAISLMMKSVSRQSQRPPPPAD, encoded by the coding sequence GTGAAGTGGATCGCCGGGTTCGTCCAGGCGCTGCTGGCAGGCGTCGCGTTGCTGCTGGTGCCGATCGGAAACAACGCGCAGGCTGCGGCTGCCGTTGCCGCGAGCGGCGGCAAAGTGGCGCTCGTGATCGGCAACAGCGGTTATGGCGGCGCGGATCGCCTGCTGTCGCCGGCCAACGACGCGAAGCTGATCGGCGATACGTTGAAGCAGCTCGGCTTCGATACGCGCGTCGATTACGATCTGTCGCAGGACGAGTTCAACGCATCGGTCGACTGGCTTGCCGGACGCGCGCGCGGCGCGCGGGTCGTCGTGTTCTATTACGCGGGGCATGGCTTCGAATCCGGCGGCGACAATTTTCTGGTGCCGGTCAAGACGGGTTTCGCGATCAACGCGATGACGCGCCTCGATCTGCTCGAACATGCGGTGCGGCTGAATACGGTGCGCACGCGCGTGAAGGCGGCGGGACCGGCCGCGTTCGTCGCGCTGATCGACGCGTGCCGCGTGCCGTCGCGCGGGCCGGGCGGCGCGACGCTGAAACACGAGACGGTTGCGCGCGGCGAACTGATTGCGTTTTCGACGGCGGACCAGGCGTCCGCATACGATTCGATGCGCACGTTCGGCACGGCGGTGGACGACGGCCCCTTCGCCTATTACCTCGCGATGTACCTGAAAGCGCCTGACGCGACGATCAAGGGCGCGCTCGAACAGACGCAGCAGCAGGTCAGCGACCTGACGCTGGGGCGGCAGCGGCCGTGGATAGCGAGCGGCCTGCTCGGCGACGTGACGATGGCGCAGGCGTATGCGAGTCCGCTGCCGGCGCCGGTTGCGGCTGTGCCGCGCAGCGGGCCGACGCGTGGCGCAGCCACGGCGCCAGCCGCGGCCGACGACTGGCGCGCGGCGCCGAAGATCGGCGCGACGCCGTTGCCGCAAACGGCCGACACTGCGGCGGACCAGCGTTCGGATTCGTGGGACGACGCGGAATACCGGCTTACGATGGCGTCGCAGCACGCGGACCGCGAGGACATCGCCGCGCTGCGCGCGCGCGGCGACGACCCGGCTGCGTTGACGACGCTCGGCATGATCTACGAGGGCGGCTTCGGCGTGCGCAAGGACTCGCGCACGGCCGTTGCGTATTATCGGCGCGCCGCGCAGAAGAACTATCCGATCGCGCAGACGCTGCTCGGCGAGGTGTATTTCGAAGGCAAGCTCGTGCCGCGCGACTATCACGAAGCGGAGAGGTGGCTGGCCCGCGCGGCCGCGCAGGACCATACGCGCGCGAAGCTTGATCTCGCGCAGTTGCGTGCGGAGCGCGGCCAGGGCGACGCGACGCAGAACTGGGCCAACGCGATCTCGTTGATGATGAAGAGCGTGAGCCGGCAGAGCCAGCGTCCGCCGCCGCCGGCCGATTGA
- a CDS encoding SDR family oxidoreductase: MRMTDNTILITGGTSGIGLELAQQFIALGNDVIVVGRNPARLDALRVSHPKLHVLRGDVGDPRSVAALYEQVAGAFPDLNVLVNSAGIMRKIDLQRPDFDLADVTREVEANLNGTIWMDVQFLAHLKQKQNAAIVNVSSGLAFVPMPIAPVYCATKAAIHAFTLSLRVQLRNTPVKVFELAPPGTDTPLFHGEFAADDGGGIKPMAVDVLARHAIDGMRRDVLEIRPGLANVLKLGSRIAPNFMLAQTSRSVDAMHGNAGSRRA, translated from the coding sequence ATGAGAATGACCGATAACACGATCCTGATTACCGGCGGCACGTCCGGCATCGGGCTCGAACTGGCGCAACAGTTCATCGCGCTCGGCAACGACGTGATCGTCGTCGGGCGCAACCCGGCGAGACTCGATGCGCTGCGCGTTTCGCATCCGAAACTGCACGTGCTGCGCGGCGACGTCGGCGATCCTCGTTCCGTCGCCGCGCTGTACGAGCAGGTGGCCGGCGCGTTCCCGGATCTGAACGTGCTCGTCAATTCGGCGGGGATCATGCGGAAGATCGATCTGCAACGGCCGGACTTCGATCTCGCGGACGTCACACGCGAAGTCGAGGCGAACCTGAACGGCACGATCTGGATGGACGTGCAGTTTCTTGCCCATCTGAAGCAGAAACAGAATGCCGCAATCGTCAACGTGTCGTCGGGGCTCGCGTTCGTGCCGATGCCGATTGCGCCGGTGTACTGCGCAACCAAAGCAGCGATTCATGCGTTCACGCTGTCATTGCGGGTGCAGTTGAGGAACACCCCGGTCAAGGTGTTCGAACTGGCGCCGCCGGGAACCGACACGCCGCTTTTCCACGGCGAGTTCGCAGCGGACGACGGCGGCGGCATCAAGCCGATGGCCGTGGACGTTCTTGCCCGGCATGCGATCGACGGCATGCGGCGCGACGTTCTGGAAATCCGTCCGGGACTCGCGAACGTGTTGAAACTCGGCAGCCGGATCGCACCAAACTTCATGCTCGCGCAGACGAGCCGGTCGGTCGATGCGATGCACGGCAATGCCGGAAGCCGGCGCGCATGA